One window of the Oncorhynchus clarkii lewisi isolate Uvic-CL-2024 chromosome 19, UVic_Ocla_1.0, whole genome shotgun sequence genome contains the following:
- the LOC139375128 gene encoding gamma-aminobutyric acid receptor subunit gamma-1-like: protein MNCGISAICTKLLLQHVKGNAMNAWLLLALLGVCVASFGPSTKEDEDYEDVPINKTWVLSPKVYESDVTLILNRLLQGYDNKLRPDIGVRPTVIETAVYVNSIGPVDPINMEYTIDIFFAQTWYDSRLKFNSSMKVLMLNSNMVGKIWIPDTFFRNSRKSDAHWITTPNRLLRLWNNGRVMYTLRLTINAECYLKLHNFPMDEHSCPLEFSSYGYPKNEILYRWQKRSVEVADQRYWRLYQFAFVGLRNTSDVAHTQSGEYVILTIFFDLSRRMGYFTIQTYIPCSMIVVLSWVSFWINKDAVPARTSLGITTVLTMTTLSTISRKSLPKVSYVTAMDLFVSVCFIFTFAALMEYGTLHYFTSNRQSKKDTDKKTQKSSSLVNIRPGTSLLQMNNIAPYQDEEDYAYECLDGKDCTSFFCCFDDCRSGAWRENRMHVRVSKIDSYSRIFFPTAFGLFNLVYWIGYLYL, encoded by the exons ATGAACTGTGGGATTTCCGCAATATGTACCAAGCTTCTGCTGCAACATGTCAAAGGCAACGCGATGAATGCGTGGCTGTTGCTAGCTCTTCTCGGAGTCTG TGTGGCGTCATTTGGGCCCAGTACAAAGGAGGATGAGGACTATGAAGACGTCCCCATAAATAAGACCTGGGTTTTATCGCCCAAGGTCTATGAGAGCGATGTCACCTTGATCTTAAATAGATTGCTGCAGGGCTATGACAACAAACTCCGACCTGACATTGGAG TTAGGCCCACAGTGATTGAGACAGCGGTGTATGTCAACAGCATCGGACCAGTCGATCCTATCAACATG GAGTACACCATAGACATCTTCTTTGCCCAGACATGGTATGACAGTCGCCTTAAGTTCAACAGCTCCATGAAAGTCCTGATGCTCAACAGTAACATGGTGGGAAAGATCTGGATTCCTGACACCTTCTTCCGGAATTCTAGAAAGTCTGACGCCCACTGGATCACCACTCCGAACCGTCTGCTGCGACTGTGGAACAACGGGAGAGTGATGTACACGCTGAG GTTGACTATTAATGCGGAATGCTACCTTAAGCTGCATAACTTTCCTATGGACGAGCACTCGTGTCCGCTGGAGTTTTCGAGCT ATGGCTATCCTAAAAATGAGATTCTGTACCGTTGGCAAAAGCGTTCTGTGGAAGTGGCCGACCAAAGGTACTGGAGACTCTACCAGTTTGCGTTCGTCGGTTTACGAAACACATCAGATGTGGCGCATACACAGTCAG GTGAATATGTCATCTTGACAATCTTTTTTGACCTGAGTCGGCGAATGGGCTACTTCACTATTCAGACGTACATCCCCTGCAGCATGATTGTGGTGCTGTCATGGGTCTCTTTCTGGATCAATAAAGATGCTGTCCCTGCCAGAACCTCCTTAG GAATCACCACGGTGCTTACCATGACAACGCTGAGCACCATCTCCAGGAAGTCGCTTCCCAAGGTATCCTATGTGACAGCCATGGacctgtttgtgtctgtctgcttcATCTTCACGTTTGCTGCTCTGATGGAATATGGGACTCTACACTACTTCACCAGCAACAGGCAGAGCAAGAAGGATACGGACAAAAAAACACAG AAATCCAGCAGCTTGGTGAACATTAGGCCAGGGACGTCACTGCTCCAGATGAATAACATCGCCCCCTACCAAGACGAGGAAGATTACGCCTACGAGTGTCTGGATGGGAAGGACTGCACCAGCTTCTTCTGCTGCTTCGACGACTGTCGCTCCGGAGCATGGCGCGAAAACCGGATGCATGTCCGAGTTTCAAAGATCGATTCCTACTCACGAATATTCTTCCCCACCGCCTTCGGCCTTTTCAACCTGGTCTACTGGATCGGGTATCTGTACTTATAA